DNA from Chitinophaga pendula:
GTGTGTCTTCAAAGAGTCCTGTGGTACACCATTCCATGCCTGGTAGGTCTTCTCCTTGCCGGAAAAGACATTCAGGCGGATTGCTGTCTTCTTACTGATATAGGCAGCAGAAGTATAAAAGGATTTCAGGTCCGATCCTGCACGGTCAATATACCCGTCAGAAGATATCTTGGAGAGCCGCGCATCAAAAGTGAAATGATCGTTGATAAGCCCGCTACCAGCTTTTACCGTATGTTTCCAGGAGTTGAAGGAGCCATAGCTGTTACTCAATTCAGCATAAGCCTTGTCACGGAATTCATTGGTACTCAGGTTCAGCGAAGCGCCAAAGGCGCCGGCGCCGTTGGTAGAAGTGCCCACCCCCCGTTGCAGTTGCACACTGCTCACAGAAGAGGCAAAGTCAGGCATGTTCACAAAGAAAGCACCTTGCGATTCCGCATCGTTAATAGGAATACCGTTCACCGTAATATTTACCCTTGTAATATCCGAACCACGTACCCGCATATTGGTATACCCCACGCCATTACCGGCATCTGAATTGGACACGACTCCCGGCAGCTGGTTCAGCAGTATCGGAAGATCCTGTCCCAGGTTCTGTTTTTTGATATCTTCCTTATCCAGGGTAGTACTGGTAAATGGCGCATTTTTGCCGGCTCGCAGACTGCTGATCTCTACCGGCTTCACAAACAAACCGGTTTCTTCCAGCACGATATCCTGCGTCTGACTACTGCCCTGGATGGTCACCGAAACGCTATAGGTCCGGAATCCCAGGTAAGACGCTTGCAGCCTATAAACACCGTTGCGGGGTACCTGTATCCGGTAGTGCCCTTTACCGTCTGTATGAGCACCGCCTGAAGTGTTGCCGGTGACAATCACCGCTACGCCGGGCAGCGGCTGCCCCCTCTTTTTGTCAGTAACCGTACCGGAGATAAATGTCTGCGCATGTAGCACACCTGCTACAAATAAAAGCGCAATAAGCATGAAATGTTTCATGTACGTAAAGCATCCTTTTCACGACCCGCCGTGCTCCGTTCAGTCACAATCACAAGTATTGCATAGGCAGAGACAGGCATTGAGCCGTACAATTAAAAAATAAAAACGGTAAGGAAACGGATCGCTTACCTTTCCTAACCAGCATTACCTGGCCAGGTTCAACGGGTCTGATCTCAGCCTGATTAGTAAGGCACCCCGAGGTGAAACCGGCTCTAGCGTATGAAATAGTAAGTACGCCGGTCTCCGGTACAAAGTTATAACCCCACAGCTTAAAAACGAGAATTTATTTTTTACTGTTTCCGATTTACAGTAAATTAGAATACTTACGCTCCAATCATCATTCTCTCTTTGGTTTCATTTATTTGTTAACATCTAAACACTTCTTCTGATGATTAAACTACAGGTAATCGGTCACCTGGGCAGAAATGCTGTACAGAGAGAGGCCAACGGAAAATCTGTATTAGGCTTTAGCGTAGCACACACAGAAAAATTCAGGAACCAGCAAGGTGTACAACAAGAACGTACCACCTGGATAGACTGCTCCCTCTGGGAACGGGATAACCTGGCGCCATATCTCACACAGGGCACACAAGTATTCGTAGAAGGAACGCCTACACTCGACACTTATGTCAGTAATACAACAAATGAGAAAGTACCCGTACTAAGATTACGCGTCACCAATATTCAGTTGTTAGGCAGTAGGAGAGAAGATGCTCAACGCACAGACAATGCCACGCAAAGCGGTGCCACGCAAGCCTTTTCAGACGATCAGCCCACAGATGATCTGCCGTTCTGATCTGTAAAATAAACAGCGCTGGTATCGGCGATACCAGCGCTGTTTGAATTTTTTTTAAGTTTTTTTGAAAAAATATTTGGCAGATGTTAAATCGCGCCTTACATTTGCACCCACATTGCGAGGTAGAGCAGAGGTAGCTCGTCGGGCTCATAACCCGAAGGTCAGGGGTTCGAATCCTCTCCTCGCTACTAAAAAAGTTAAAAAGAGCCGAAGTAATTCGGCTTTTTTTATTTGCGGCCACTGCCCAGAAAAGAAGCACTACTTGGCTATCGCCGCATCAAAAAAGCAATTTTGCCTAATTTAAAAAGTAGTGCCGGCCCGCTTAAAGGCCACTGTTGAATGTAATGCACAAAGCTGGATTTGTAAATATTTTCGGGAAGCCAAATGCTGGTAAAAGTACTCTGCTCAATGCTTTGATCGGGGAAAAACTGGCTATCATATCTCCTAAAGTACAAACTACCCGCCACCGCATTACCGCAGTACTGACAGAGCCGGACTATCAGATCGTTTTTTCCGATACCCCGGGTATCATAGACCCACGGTATAGACTGCACGAAAAAATGATGGGCGCCGTAAAGTCCGCCCTCGAAGATGCAGACGTCGCTTTACTCATCATGGATGCCAAAGATGACGTAGCTGCCAATCTCGAACTGTTCGACTCCCTGCGCCTGAAAGTGCCTTGCCTGCTACTGATCAACAAAACCGACCTGCTCAAAAAAGAACAGCTGGAAGAAGTAGTAGCCAAATGCAAAGCCTGGGGCAAAGCAGAAGTCATCACCCTCTCCGCTCTTAAGCAGGAAGGCATCAAAGAGCTGCTCGCAGCCATCCTGGCACACCTGCCGGAAAGCGAAGCCTTCTACCCGGAAGACACCCTCACCGATCGCTCCACAAGATTTTTTGTAGCCGAGATGATCCGTGAAAAAATCTTCCACCTGTTTGAAGAAGAGATCCCTTATCATACCGCCGTAATCGTAAGCCAGTTCCAGGAAAAACAAACCCTGGTCAAGATCACGGCCGAGATCATTGTCACCCGTGAAACACAAAAGGCAATCATCATCGGAGAAAAAGGGAAATCGATACGCGAGATCGGTACACTGGCCAGACAAGACATCGAAAAGTTCCTGGACCAGAAAGTCTTTCTCGAACTCTTCGTCAAAGTACGTGGCAAATGGAGAGATAACGATCTCTACCTGAGAGAATACGGGTATTAATTTTTTATAGCTAATTCAAATAAAAAGTAAATCATATGGGATTTACAGTAGCGATCGTCGGTCGCCCTAACGTTGGTAAGTCTACTTTGTTCAACCGCCTGCTTGAACAGCGGAAAGCCATTGTAGATGACGTCAGCGGCGTAACACGCGACCGGCAGTATGGTGTTGCAGACTGGAATGGAAAAACATTCAACGTAAT
Protein-coding regions in this window:
- a CDS encoding single-stranded DNA-binding protein; protein product: MIKLQVIGHLGRNAVQREANGKSVLGFSVAHTEKFRNQQGVQQERTTWIDCSLWERDNLAPYLTQGTQVFVEGTPTLDTYVSNTTNEKVPVLRLRVTNIQLLGSRREDAQRTDNATQSGATQAFSDDQPTDDLPF
- the era gene encoding GTPase Era; this encodes MHKAGFVNIFGKPNAGKSTLLNALIGEKLAIISPKVQTTRHRITAVLTEPDYQIVFSDTPGIIDPRYRLHEKMMGAVKSALEDADVALLIMDAKDDVAANLELFDSLRLKVPCLLLINKTDLLKKEQLEEVVAKCKAWGKAEVITLSALKQEGIKELLAAILAHLPESEAFYPEDTLTDRSTRFFVAEMIREKIFHLFEEEIPYHTAVIVSQFQEKQTLVKITAEIIVTRETQKAIIIGEKGKSIREIGTLARQDIEKFLDQKVFLELFVKVRGKWRDNDLYLREYGY